A DNA window from Sulfitobacter noctilucicola contains the following coding sequences:
- a CDS encoding GntR family transcriptional regulator, translating to MSLTARPTEATSVAHDRVFRHLRSRIMHGDLPPGEALTLRGIGKEYGVSMTPAREAARRLVAEGALTMSTSGRIATPELSNDRIEELAALRALLEVELASRALPRAHMALIERMQTINGAIAEAVHRGDAVGYIRTNLEFHRTLYLRAQAPAMLAMAETVWLQMGPTMRALYGRLRRTEPPQFHRLIIAALKAGDEPGLRLAVRSDVTQGLRMLAG from the coding sequence ATGTCCTTGACCGCCCGCCCCACCGAAGCCACCTCTGTCGCACATGACCGTGTGTTCCGTCACCTGCGCAGCCGTATCATGCATGGCGATTTACCGCCGGGTGAGGCGCTGACGCTTCGTGGAATTGGCAAGGAATACGGTGTATCGATGACACCCGCCCGCGAAGCAGCGCGGCGCTTGGTCGCCGAAGGGGCATTGACCATGTCGACGTCCGGGCGCATCGCCACGCCAGAGCTGAGCAACGATCGCATCGAAGAACTCGCTGCTTTGCGGGCGCTTCTGGAGGTGGAACTTGCAAGCCGTGCCTTGCCAAGGGCCCACATGGCGCTGATCGAGCGGATGCAAACGATCAACGGTGCTATCGCCGAAGCTGTGCATCGCGGCGACGCCGTTGGCTACATCCGCACCAATCTCGAATTTCACCGCACCCTATATTTGCGTGCTCAGGCCCCTGCGATGCTCGCGATGGCTGAAACGGTCTGGTTGCAGATGGGGCCGACGATGCGGGCGCTATACGGACGTCTTAGGCGGACAGAGCCGCCCCAATTTCACAGGCTCATCATCGCCGCCCTCAAGGCTGGGGATGAGCCAGGCCTTCGGTTGGCGGTACGCTCGGACGTGACGCAAGGCTTGCGCATGCTTGCCGGTTGA
- a CDS encoding DUF3140 domain-containing protein, whose amino-acid sequence MSSSKSHDEIWEEWRDLVNMAPKELEDWLETDESKSVGDNESGESTGHKSGRRIVKIKRTNKDEITDDQWDHMATVVGYIKRHLSQGGPADGVENSAWRYSLMNWGHDPLQEE is encoded by the coding sequence ATGTCATCATCGAAATCACACGACGAGATCTGGGAGGAATGGCGCGATCTGGTCAATATGGCCCCAAAAGAGCTTGAGGATTGGCTGGAGACGGACGAATCCAAATCCGTGGGTGACAATGAAAGCGGCGAATCTACCGGTCACAAATCGGGGCGGCGCATCGTAAAGATTAAGCGTACGAACAAAGACGAGATCACCGACGATCAGTGGGATCACATGGCGACAGTCGTAGGTTATATCAAACGCCACCTATCGCAGGGTGGACCGGCTGATGGTGTGGAAAACTCCGCGTGGCGGTACTCGCTGATGAACTGGGGTCACGACCCGCTTCAGGAAGAATAA
- a CDS encoding M48 family metallopeptidase, with amino-acid sequence MSDPVLPGTPPIPLTLRRSARARRITLRISQLDGRVTLTMPKRLAEREALAFARSKEAWIRKHLEARGEDQIVKPGQQIPLGGQLVEVVQGQGRSVQISENAIAVPGPEDRIGAKLGAYLREVARDRLAGACDDYAARLGRPYSRITMRDTRSRWGSCTSDGGLMFSWRLIMAPPEVLDYVAAHEVAHLAEMNHSPAFWAGVERIYGPYKEQRTWLRKNGNALHRYKF; translated from the coding sequence GTGAGCGATCCTGTTCTGCCCGGCACCCCCCCTATTCCGCTTACATTGCGCCGTTCCGCCCGTGCGCGGCGCATCACGTTGCGCATTTCGCAGCTGGACGGGAGGGTGACGCTGACAATGCCGAAGCGGCTTGCCGAGCGTGAGGCGCTTGCCTTTGCCCGATCCAAGGAAGCATGGATTCGCAAGCACCTTGAGGCGCGGGGCGAAGACCAGATCGTGAAGCCAGGGCAGCAAATTCCGTTGGGTGGGCAATTGGTTGAGGTAGTGCAGGGGCAAGGACGCAGCGTGCAGATTTCCGAGAACGCTATTGCAGTACCCGGACCTGAAGACCGGATAGGTGCCAAACTCGGTGCCTACTTGCGCGAGGTGGCACGAGACAGATTGGCCGGTGCCTGTGACGATTACGCTGCTAGGCTGGGGAGACCCTACAGCCGCATCACGATGCGCGACACGCGGTCGCGGTGGGGGTCGTGCACCAGTGACGGTGGCTTGATGTTTTCCTGGCGGCTGATCATGGCCCCACCGGAAGTGCTGGATTATGTCGCCGCCCACGAGGTCGCGCATCTGGCCGAGATGAATCATTCGCCTGCGTTCTGGGCCGGGGTCGAGCGGATCTATGGCCCCTACAAAGAACAGCGCACGTGGCTGCGCAAAAATGGCAATGCCCTACACCGCTATAAATTCTGA
- a CDS encoding TIGR02300 family protein, giving the protein MPNEEWGTKRLCPTTGKRFYDLNKDPIVSPYTGEVLEIDASKSRMIAADAEDAVTAKAKKAEAVEDDDLIDDEDDVDVDLDDDILDDDDDDDDTVPLDDIADVASDDED; this is encoded by the coding sequence ATGCCCAACGAAGAATGGGGAACCAAACGCCTGTGCCCCACAACGGGCAAGCGGTTCTACGATTTGAATAAAGATCCCATCGTCAGCCCTTATACGGGCGAAGTGCTGGAAATCGACGCGTCAAAGTCGCGTATGATTGCCGCCGACGCCGAGGATGCCGTGACAGCCAAAGCCAAGAAGGCGGAGGCCGTTGAAGACGATGATCTGATCGATGACGAAGATGACGTCGATGTGGATCTGGACGACGATATTCTGGACGATGATGACGATGACGATGACACAGTACCGCTGGATGACATCGCTGACGTTGCTTCGGACGACGAAGACTGA
- a CDS encoding LysM peptidoglycan-binding domain-containing protein has product MDFIKHSVKKGETLSKIATNYGFAARDWDKIYNHPKNAPLRKLRPDPDHIEPKDIIILPAIPGKKIDDELKSLGAMRDKLETMPLSVKKITMEAKRMNKEAMRITKSGQMIQSDIQVLRGMQALHKSEITAIDSVTAKAVKEAKAGPADSPKAFALFQQRQEALAKLINTLKTIDEADKHMRRDPKKAMFAIGVLNKDMVKIEKLTTEWTKAHNDALKEINGRMKELSAERKNTV; this is encoded by the coding sequence ATGGATTTCATTAAGCACAGCGTCAAAAAGGGCGAGACGCTTTCAAAAATCGCCACAAACTACGGTTTCGCTGCGCGGGACTGGGACAAAATATATAACCACCCCAAAAATGCGCCCCTGCGCAAGCTACGGCCCGATCCCGATCATATTGAACCGAAAGACATCATTATTCTGCCCGCCATTCCCGGTAAGAAGATCGATGATGAACTGAAATCTCTTGGCGCAATGCGCGACAAACTTGAAACGATGCCTCTCTCGGTCAAAAAAATCACGATGGAAGCAAAGCGCATGAACAAAGAGGCAATGCGCATCACAAAAAGCGGGCAGATGATCCAGTCAGACATCCAGGTCCTGCGCGGGATGCAGGCGCTGCACAAATCCGAAATTACCGCAATCGACTCTGTTACCGCTAAGGCGGTTAAGGAAGCGAAAGCGGGACCCGCCGACAGCCCCAAGGCATTTGCCCTCTTCCAACAGCGACAGGAAGCCCTAGCCAAACTGATTAACACGCTCAAGACGATTGATGAGGCCGACAAACACATGCGACGTGACCCGAAAAAAGCGATGTTCGCTATCGGCGTGCTCAATAAAGATATGGTGAAGATCGAGAAACTGACAACGGAATGGACTAAAGCGCACAATGACGCCCTGAAAGAAATCAACGGCCGGATGAAAGAGTTGAGCGCTGAGCGGAAGAACACCGTCTGA
- the mnmH gene encoding tRNA 2-selenouridine(34) synthase MnmH → MTPLTLTSLADLKSLDVDTIIDVRAPSEFAEDHIPGAINLPVLSDHERAEVGTVYTRVSPFKARKIGGALVAQNTAHHLQTALAGKDGGWQPLVYCWRGGQRSGAFATILDQVGWRVRLLQGGYQSYRREVVKSLYDTQFSHRITLIAGGTGTAKTALLHHLADAGAQMLDLEGLAEHRGSLFGGIKSNQPAQKMFETRVAAALAALDPAKTTFIEAESSKIGQRIVPPALWAAMITADRIQISAPIDARSRFLCRAYADLTEDKAHLGHLIDQLRPYHSADIIALWHAQATKGEWQALAAGLITAHYDPRYAKSAASAQPAAQTIELSDLDDATLAKAAKRLAGGSTQGHVSAAAG, encoded by the coding sequence ATGACTCCGCTGACGCTCACCTCTCTTGCCGATCTCAAGTCGCTGGATGTCGATACGATCATTGATGTCCGCGCGCCGTCCGAATTCGCCGAAGACCACATTCCCGGGGCCATAAACCTGCCCGTCCTAAGTGACCACGAGCGTGCAGAAGTCGGCACCGTATATACGCGTGTCAGCCCCTTCAAGGCCCGCAAAATCGGTGGCGCACTGGTGGCGCAGAATACCGCGCATCACTTGCAGACGGCGCTGGCGGGCAAGGACGGGGGCTGGCAACCTTTGGTATATTGCTGGCGCGGCGGCCAGCGTTCCGGCGCATTCGCAACGATTCTCGATCAAGTCGGCTGGAGGGTTCGCCTCCTTCAAGGCGGGTATCAAAGCTATCGCCGTGAGGTGGTGAAATCTCTCTATGACACACAGTTTTCCCATCGCATCACGCTGATCGCCGGTGGCACAGGCACAGCGAAAACTGCTTTGCTGCACCATCTTGCGGATGCGGGTGCCCAGATGCTGGATCTGGAAGGGTTGGCAGAACACCGTGGCTCCTTGTTTGGCGGCATCAAGTCTAATCAGCCTGCGCAAAAGATGTTCGAGACACGGGTCGCGGCAGCGCTGGCGGCACTGGACCCAGCAAAAACCACTTTTATCGAGGCGGAAAGCAGCAAAATCGGTCAGCGGATTGTACCACCCGCGCTGTGGGCTGCGATGATCACCGCCGACCGCATCCAGATTTCAGCACCGATTGATGCGCGCAGCCGGTTTCTATGCCGCGCTTATGCCGATCTTACTGAAGACAAAGCGCATCTGGGCCATCTGATCGATCAGCTGCGTCCTTACCATTCAGCTGATATAATCGCCTTGTGGCACGCACAGGCCACAAAAGGGGAATGGCAAGCGCTCGCGGCTGGACTGATCACTGCGCATTACGATCCGCGCTATGCCAAGTCCGCCGCCAGTGCCCAACCTGCGGCGCAGACGATAGAACTTTCCGATCTGGATGATGCGACCTTAGCCAAAGCCGCCAAACGGCTGGCAGGCGGATCAACGCAAGGTCACGTTTCCGCTGCCGCCGGATAG
- the selD gene encoding selenide, water dikinase SelD, with the protein MRQDIPYTRDLVLVGGGHAHALVLRSWGMDPLPGARLTVINPGPTAPYTGMLPGHVAGHYSRDELEIDLVRLCRHAGARLILDKAVDIDRVTKQIVLAKRGPVVYDVASIDVGITAEMELSGFADHAIGAKPLDKYAARWRDFLEKAAKGRIAPQVTVIGGGVAGCELAMAMAFALKEQGLAPEITVIEAGPEISGMGAAAQRRVLAAMEGLGVNVRTDARVLEVTEDHVFLAGGDPVPSALTVGAAGAFPHDWIARTDLPQNDGFIEIGRDLGVRGDSSLFAVGDCAVMPADPRPKAGVFAVRAAPILKHNLRAALGVGKRRQWHPQKSYLKLISLGGQKALAEKFGVTLSGSLLWWWKDRIDRAFMDRLADLPVMTQPKAPQAATGVAEMLAAKPLCGGCGAKVGGGVLEAALSGIAPVGGDVVTGAGDDAAVLRQPGGGFQVISTDHLRALVEDPAQMARIAAVHALGDIWAMGAAPQVALAQIVVPQMSAALQERTLREITQAAEEVMAGAGAQLVGGHTTMGAELTIGFTVTGTRAAMPLTVAGAKDGDVLILTRPIGSGVIMAADMAGQADGRDVAAALAIMVQPQNSEAQVLGGVANAMTDVTGFGLAGHVRAIAKASGLDAMLCCDDIPIYQGARGLSQSGVSSTLMPANRSNAETAGADDPLLYDPQTAGGLLAAVPAQEVEATLNALQAAGVRGHVIGSLSGGSGNVTLR; encoded by the coding sequence ATGCGGCAGGATATCCCTTATACCCGCGATCTGGTGTTGGTCGGTGGCGGACATGCCCATGCGCTGGTGTTGCGGTCTTGGGGGATGGACCCACTGCCGGGCGCACGACTGACGGTGATCAATCCGGGACCAACGGCACCTTATACGGGCATGCTGCCGGGGCATGTGGCAGGGCACTACAGCCGTGACGAGCTGGAGATCGATCTGGTGCGGCTCTGCCGTCATGCGGGGGCCCGGCTGATCCTTGATAAAGCGGTAGATATTGACCGCGTGACCAAACAGATCGTTTTGGCGAAGCGGGGGCCTGTGGTCTATGATGTGGCGTCGATTGATGTGGGCATCACGGCAGAGATGGAGCTGAGTGGGTTTGCGGATCATGCTATCGGGGCCAAACCGCTGGATAAATATGCTGCACGCTGGCGCGACTTTCTGGAAAAGGCGGCAAAGGGTAGGATTGCACCTCAGGTGACGGTTATCGGCGGCGGGGTGGCAGGATGCGAGCTTGCCATGGCGATGGCATTTGCGCTGAAGGAACAGGGGTTAGCGCCAGAAATAACCGTGATCGAGGCTGGGCCGGAGATTTCAGGGATGGGTGCTGCGGCACAGCGGCGTGTGCTGGCTGCGATGGAAGGTCTGGGTGTCAACGTAAGAACGGACGCGCGGGTTCTGGAAGTGACGGAAGATCACGTTTTCCTGGCAGGAGGCGATCCGGTGCCGTCCGCCTTGACCGTCGGTGCGGCCGGCGCGTTTCCACATGACTGGATCGCGCGGACCGATTTGCCGCAGAACGACGGGTTCATCGAGATTGGTCGCGATCTGGGCGTGCGCGGCGACAGCAGTCTGTTTGCGGTGGGCGATTGTGCAGTCATGCCTGCCGATCCGCGACCCAAGGCGGGTGTGTTTGCAGTGCGTGCCGCGCCGATCCTCAAACATAACCTGCGCGCGGCTTTGGGTGTGGGGAAGCGTCGGCAGTGGCATCCGCAAAAATCCTATCTCAAACTGATCTCGCTGGGCGGCCAAAAGGCGTTGGCGGAGAAATTCGGTGTGACGCTGTCAGGGTCGCTTTTGTGGTGGTGGAAGGACCGGATTGATCGTGCGTTCATGGACCGCTTGGCAGATTTGCCTGTGATGACGCAGCCGAAGGCTCCGCAAGCCGCGACAGGCGTTGCCGAGATGCTGGCGGCAAAGCCTTTGTGTGGCGGATGTGGTGCCAAGGTGGGCGGCGGCGTTCTGGAAGCAGCGCTGAGCGGGATCGCTCCGGTTGGGGGCGACGTCGTTACAGGGGCAGGGGATGACGCCGCGGTCCTGCGCCAGCCCGGCGGTGGGTTTCAGGTAATCAGTACAGATCACTTGCGTGCGCTGGTTGAGGACCCCGCCCAGATGGCGCGGATTGCGGCGGTACATGCCTTGGGCGATATCTGGGCCATGGGTGCAGCACCGCAGGTCGCATTGGCGCAGATCGTGGTGCCGCAGATGTCAGCCGCTTTGCAAGAACGGACGCTCCGAGAGATCACGCAGGCGGCTGAAGAAGTGATGGCCGGCGCTGGTGCGCAACTGGTAGGCGGGCATACAACCATGGGGGCGGAGCTGACCATCGGTTTTACGGTCACGGGCACACGCGCCGCGATGCCGCTGACAGTTGCGGGTGCGAAAGATGGCGATGTGTTAATCCTGACGCGGCCCATCGGGTCAGGTGTGATTATGGCGGCGGACATGGCGGGGCAGGCCGACGGTCGCGATGTTGCTGCGGCTTTGGCGATCATGGTTCAACCGCAAAACAGCGAAGCGCAAGTTCTGGGCGGCGTCGCCAATGCAATGACGGATGTGACCGGTTTCGGGTTGGCAGGCCACGTCCGGGCGATTGCCAAAGCTTCCGGACTGGATGCTATGCTGTGCTGCGACGATATTCCCATCTATCAGGGCGCGCGCGGTCTGTCGCAAAGCGGCGTTTCATCAACTTTGATGCCCGCAAACCGGAGTAATGCAGAAACTGCCGGAGCGGACGATCCGCTGCTTTATGATCCCCAGACAGCGGGTGGATTGCTTGCCGCTGTTCCAGCGCAAGAAGTGGAGGCGACCCTAAATGCCTTGCAAGCGGCGGGTGTGCGGGGGCACGTGATCGGAAGCCTATCCGGCGGCAGCGGAAACGTGACCTTGCGTTGA
- a CDS encoding error-prone DNA polymerase, giving the protein MPQQEGHKRRTLDNEDPFQWHPPSPFVELGLASCFSFLRASSDAVDLTATANVLGYDAVGVADHNTLAGVVRMHTEAKKAKVRPLIGTRLVLMCGTEMLAYPADRAAYARLSTLLSKGKMADVEGGWQEKGETHLTLEMLAASAEGVQLIVMPPEHLEVFEAGLERLVAALPTLRHIGAAYLYRGDDVARIGRLDAIAKRHGLGILATNDVLYHLPQRRPLQDVMTCIREGVTIETAGFLLEANAERYLKSPAEMCRLFNEWPHAIHATRAVADACTFSLEDLKYEYPHEIEAEGRTAQEELERLTWEGAAWRYPQSVSDRIKAIIEKEFALIRSKGIARYFLTINDIVRFARQEAKPPILCQGRGSAANSAVCFCLGITAVDPEEHDVLFERFLSEERDEPPDIDVDFEHERREEVIQYMYGKYGRERAGLCATVIHYRPRSAIREVGKAMGLSEDVTSKLASTVWGSFEGQMGDERVKDAGMDLSDPYLRKVILLAREMTGMPRHLSQHVGGFILTERPLTEMVPIGNGAMPERSFIEWDKDDIDALGIFKVDILALGMLTCIAKCFDLLRAHEGVDYDLATVPSEDPDTYDMLCAGDSLGVFQVESRAQMAMLPKLRPRTFYDLVIEVAIVRPGPIQGDMVHPFLRRRQGMEGVSYPAPGPEYPQDELLRILGRTLGVPIFQEQAMKIAIDAAKFSPLEANQLRKAMATFRSRGQIETLQAKMVGRMTQRGYDLEFAQRCFDQIKGFGEYGFPESHAASFAKLVYVSSWMKCHYPAAFACALLNSQPMGFYAPAQIVRDAKEHGVEVRGVDVDFSDWDCTLEPCAGGFALRLGLRQVDGMRQEAAHRIVAARDEPFADVADLKARAKLDRGTVRRLAAADAMRNMGIDRRQALWQAQGLKDAPSLPIFEHAEAVDEGNEPVVGLPVMPQAEHVVADYQTLRLSLKAHPMSFFRSSLKRKGFRCTDELPGMRHGQRVSLAGLVLVRQKPGSAKGVCFITLEDEGGVANLVIWPKLFETWRAIIMGARLLVVHGRVQSDGRVIHVVADRLENRTDRLDTLSDERVPQTTVRGDHPTHPIAGQVGGRKHPRDVRVIPKSRDFH; this is encoded by the coding sequence ATGCCCCAACAAGAAGGACATAAGCGGCGCACGCTGGACAACGAAGACCCGTTTCAATGGCATCCTCCCAGCCCGTTTGTGGAGCTTGGGCTGGCGAGTTGTTTTTCGTTTCTGCGGGCATCTTCGGATGCGGTCGATCTGACTGCGACGGCAAATGTGCTCGGGTATGACGCTGTGGGGGTCGCGGATCACAATACGCTGGCGGGTGTGGTGCGCATGCATACCGAAGCGAAGAAGGCAAAGGTGCGGCCGCTGATCGGTACCCGTCTGGTGTTGATGTGCGGTACCGAGATGTTGGCCTATCCGGCAGATCGCGCGGCCTATGCTCGGCTATCGACCCTGCTCAGCAAGGGTAAGATGGCGGATGTGGAGGGCGGTTGGCAGGAGAAAGGCGAAACGCATCTGACCCTGGAGATGCTGGCGGCCTCTGCAGAAGGTGTGCAGTTGATCGTGATGCCACCCGAACATCTGGAGGTGTTCGAAGCGGGGTTGGAACGGTTGGTGGCCGCACTGCCGACGCTGAGGCACATCGGCGCGGCGTATCTCTATCGGGGCGATGACGTGGCGCGGATCGGGCGGTTGGACGCCATCGCCAAACGGCACGGGCTGGGCATATTGGCAACGAATGATGTGCTGTACCATTTGCCGCAGCGGCGGCCTTTGCAGGATGTGATGACCTGCATTCGTGAGGGTGTCACGATTGAAACGGCAGGGTTTCTGCTGGAGGCGAATGCCGAGCGATATCTCAAATCTCCGGCCGAGATGTGCCGTCTGTTCAATGAGTGGCCGCATGCCATCCACGCGACGCGGGCTGTGGCGGATGCCTGCACGTTTTCTTTGGAGGATCTGAAATACGAGTACCCGCACGAGATAGAGGCAGAGGGGCGTACAGCGCAGGAAGAGTTGGAGCGGCTGACGTGGGAAGGCGCGGCGTGGCGGTATCCCCAAAGCGTGTCGGACCGGATCAAGGCGATCATCGAAAAGGAATTTGCGCTGATCCGGTCCAAGGGCATTGCGCGGTATTTCCTGACAATCAACGATATCGTGCGGTTTGCACGGCAGGAGGCCAAACCGCCAATCCTGTGTCAGGGGCGCGGGTCTGCGGCGAATTCTGCCGTTTGTTTCTGCCTGGGGATCACCGCGGTCGATCCCGAAGAGCATGACGTGTTGTTCGAACGGTTCTTGTCCGAAGAACGTGACGAGCCGCCGGATATCGACGTGGATTTCGAACATGAGCGGCGCGAGGAAGTCATCCAGTACATGTACGGCAAGTACGGTCGGGAGCGCGCGGGGCTGTGTGCGACTGTCATCCATTACCGTCCCCGTTCGGCCATTCGTGAGGTGGGCAAGGCGATGGGCTTGTCCGAAGATGTGACGTCTAAACTGGCCAGTACCGTCTGGGGCAGTTTTGAAGGTCAGATGGGGGACGAGCGGGTCAAGGATGCAGGTATGGATCTCAGCGATCCGTATTTGCGCAAGGTGATTCTGCTGGCGCGGGAGATGACAGGCATGCCACGGCATCTGTCCCAACACGTGGGCGGATTTATCCTGACGGAGCGGCCTTTGACAGAGATGGTGCCGATTGGAAACGGGGCCATGCCGGAGCGCTCGTTTATTGAGTGGGACAAGGACGATATCGACGCACTGGGTATCTTCAAGGTGGATATTCTTGCTTTGGGGATGCTGACCTGCATTGCCAAGTGCTTTGACCTGCTGCGGGCGCATGAGGGGGTCGATTACGATCTGGCAACGGTACCCAGCGAAGACCCCGACACCTATGACATGCTTTGCGCGGGGGATAGTCTAGGGGTGTTTCAGGTCGAGAGCCGCGCGCAGATGGCGATGTTGCCCAAGCTGCGGCCGCGCACGTTTTACGATCTGGTGATCGAGGTGGCGATTGTGCGGCCAGGCCCCATTCAGGGCGATATGGTCCATCCCTTTTTGCGGCGCCGTCAGGGGATGGAAGGGGTGTCTTATCCTGCGCCGGGGCCGGAGTATCCGCAGGATGAACTGCTACGCATTCTGGGGCGGACGCTGGGCGTGCCGATCTTTCAGGAACAGGCGATGAAGATTGCGATTGATGCGGCAAAGTTTTCGCCGTTGGAGGCAAACCAGTTGCGCAAGGCGATGGCGACGTTCCGGTCGCGGGGGCAGATAGAGACCTTGCAGGCCAAGATGGTCGGAAGGATGACGCAGCGCGGCTATGATCTGGAATTTGCGCAACGGTGCTTTGACCAGATCAAGGGATTTGGGGAATACGGCTTTCCCGAAAGCCACGCGGCGAGTTTTGCCAAGCTGGTCTATGTGTCGAGCTGGATGAAGTGCCATTATCCTGCGGCGTTCGCCTGTGCGTTGCTCAATTCCCAGCCGATGGGGTTCTACGCCCCTGCGCAGATCGTGCGGGACGCAAAGGAGCACGGGGTCGAGGTCCGCGGAGTGGATGTGGATTTCTCGGACTGGGATTGCACGCTTGAGCCTTGTGCGGGCGGCTTTGCGTTGCGTTTGGGGCTGCGGCAGGTGGACGGAATGCGACAGGAGGCAGCGCACCGCATTGTCGCCGCGCGGGACGAGCCTTTTGCCGATGTGGCGGATCTGAAGGCGCGGGCAAAGCTGGATCGCGGCACAGTGAGGCGGCTCGCGGCAGCGGATGCGATGCGGAACATGGGTATCGACCGGCGTCAGGCGCTTTGGCAGGCGCAGGGGCTGAAGGACGCGCCGAGCTTGCCAATTTTTGAGCACGCCGAGGCGGTTGATGAGGGGAATGAGCCGGTCGTCGGTTTGCCGGTGATGCCGCAGGCAGAGCATGTCGTGGCGGACTATCAGACGCTGCGGCTGTCATTGAAGGCACATCCAATGAGCTTTTTTCGATCTAGTCTGAAGCGCAAGGGGTTCCGCTGCACCGACGAATTGCCCGGCATGCGGCATGGGCAGAGGGTGTCTCTGGCGGGCTTGGTATTGGTGCGGCAAAAGCCGGGATCGGCAAAGGGTGTGTGTTTTATCACGCTGGAGGATGAAGGTGGTGTGGCCAATCTGGTGATCTGGCCCAAGCTGTTCGAGACATGGCGCGCAATTATCATGGGCGCGCGGCTCTTGGTGGTGCACGGGCGGGTGCAAAGCGACGGGCGGGTCATTCACGTTGTAGCGGACCGTTTGGAGAACCGTACAGACCGGCTGGACACGCTGTCGGACGAGCGGGTGCCGCAGACCACGGTGCGGGGCGATCATCCGACGCATCCTATCGCAGGTCAGGTTGGCGGACGGAAACACCCCCGTGACGTGCGCGTGATCCCCAAGTCGCGGGATTTTCATTAG